The Musa acuminata AAA Group cultivar baxijiao chromosome BXJ2-2, Cavendish_Baxijiao_AAA, whole genome shotgun sequence genome has a segment encoding these proteins:
- the LOC103969199 gene encoding 36.4 kDa proline-rich protein, translating to MEMYHVAVLLLLAHFASFPHSLACPYCSTPTTPPKQSPPPPPPPSPCPPPPRSVGPVPPSPKTPSPPSSGTCPIDTLKLDACVDLLGGLVHAVIGQDTQDKCCPVIQGLADLDAALCLCTTIKAKALDINVLLPIALELLVDCGKHVPSDYQCPA from the coding sequence ATGGAGATGTACCATGTGGCTGTCCTCCTCCTACTTGCACACTTCGCCTCCTTCCCTCATTCCCTGGCTTGCCCCTACTGCTCCACCCCAACCACTCCCCCCAAGCagtccccgccgccgccgcctccgccgtcaCCGTGCCCTCCTCCACCGCGCAGTGTGGGGCCGGTGCCCCCGTCGCCCAAGACGCCGTCGCCACCGTCGTCCGGGACGTGCCCCATCGACACCCTCAAGCTGGACGCATGCGTCGACCTGCTCGGCGGGCTGGTGCATGCGGTCATCGGCCAGGACACGCAGGACAAGTGCTGCCCGGTGATCCAAGGCCTCGCGGATTTGGACGCCGCGCTGTGTCTCTGTACGACTATTAAGGCCAAGGCGTTGGACATCAACGTCCTTCTTCCTATTGCGCTTGAGCTGCTCGTTGACTGTGGCAAGCATGTGCCATCGGACTACCAGTGCCCAGCTTAA